From the genome of Pieris rapae chromosome 5, ilPieRapa1.1, whole genome shotgun sequence, one region includes:
- the LOC110996387 gene encoding S-adenosylmethionine mitochondrial carrier protein, producing MEGSEAVKYTLTSYAAPLFAGAIAGVSVDVALYPLDTLKTRLQSQQGFYKAGGFKGVYRGLLTVASASVPTSALFFVSYEATKSLMTPMVTPQYLPFVHMFAASVGEVLACVLRVPTEIAKQRKQTYVGKEKVSSIRILVKAFQTDGFRNGLYRGFFSTVLRDLPFSFIELPLWEFLKSVVKERNDGQISSFQSALCGSLAGGFAAAATTPLDLAKTRIMLAENYAETRKLRIKPVLSEIYSVNGFRGLFAGVTPRFTGFMVGGFVFFGAYDDAKSFFTRHFDR from the exons ATGGAAGGAAGTGAGGCAGTGAAATATACTTTAACATCATATGCTGCCCCTTTATTC gCAGGTGCAATAGCAGGAGTATCTGTTGATGTTGCATTATACCCTTTGGATACTTTAAAAACAAGATTACAAAGCCAGCAAGGCTTTTATAAAGCTGGTGGTTTCAAAGGTGTCTATAGAg GTCTTTTGACAGTAGCATCTGCATCAGTACCAACATCAGCCTTGTTCTTTGTGTCTTATGAAGCAACTAAGTCTCTAATGACACCAATGGTTACACCACAGTACTTACCATTTGTACATATGTTTGCAGCAAGTGTTGGTGAAGTG TTGGCATGTGTACTTCGTGTACCAACAGAAATAGCCAAACAAAGGAAACAAACATATGTTGGAAAAGAAAAAGTGAGCAGTATTAGAATTCTTGTAAAG gcaTTCCAAACGGATGGTTTTCGTAATGGTCTATATCGTGGCTTCTTTTCCACTGTACTGAGGGACTTGCCCTTTAGTTTCATAGAGCTGCCGCTTTGGGAGTTTCTTAAGTCTGTGGTGAAGGAAAGGAATGATGGACAGATTAGCAGTTTTCAG agTGCCCTATGCGGTTCCTTAGCCGGGGGTTTTGCCGCGGCCGCGACAACACCACTGGACCTAGCTAAAACCCGCATAATGTTAGCTGAAAATTACGCTGAAACCCGCAAATTAAGAATAAAGCCGGTTTTATCAGAGATTTACTCTGTGAACGGGTTTAGAGGACTCTTTGCGGGTGTAACACCGCGTTTCACCGGTTTCATGGTTGGCggttttgtgttttttggcGCGTATGATGATGCGAAATCTTTTTTTACGCGCCATTTTGATAGATAG
- the LOC110996373 gene encoding cilia- and flagella-associated protein 45, which yields MPKIPPTKNPHEGIKYHSIKKGSERGCYQLHRPSECRLKFPITDRPIHKCELPKHEYTLVPQIGGWRTLLVPKTEPNFYPAVMSKNDYEQLKKLAKIVTQEEQLEAMHAQEAAIQKAAHESEDRKRLLKERLQPQPGAEASSGSAEAAELEGPDQTAHTLSRAELFRADNMQGPRLCNRIILASKCHAIRDAQISEKDLIKKELEGEERRLDSIMEENRQAAVSRAESEEDRRHHLRLQNLAALKEQIKAHETAKIMEAERIEEESIRVNQANIAMQIEEAQKLKEKHGRQAKLKEILDQGNAELLYYKQVQNEEERIMDLRIANFLKQKQEREAKNRAEQEAIKAAKQKGIDHIAKAQKAEQELKEELERIRNLKIQEDVERECRRKEREAAIKRNREMRRLHEGRIQQITDIHRLIAREIAKDEQSFNNAARQNEEFIRKEKELEDKRKARIEQHRQEIMKQINDKERARADLREKVHNEGVALRMEQEQQDKYERKIIKQKVAEMRLQKVAEKYVKEVEQTLGKYGY from the exons atgCCAAAAATTCCACCGACAAAAAACCCTCACGAAGGAATCAAATATCATTCTATCAAGAAGGGGTCTGAACGTGGCTGTTACCAACTACACAG GCCATCAGAATGCCGTCTGAAATTCCCGATAACCGACCGCCCCATACACAAATGCGAGCTGCCGAAACACGAGTACACATTAGTACCGCAGATTGGCGGTTGGCGGACTTTATTGGTGCCAAAGACAGAACCCAACTTCTATCCAGCTGTTATGAGTAAGAATGACTATGAACAGCTGAAAAAGCTTGCTAAG ATTGTAACTCAAGAAGAACAACTAGAAGCTATGCACGCGCAAGAGGCTGCGATTCAAAAAGCTGCCCACGAGTCTGAGGATCGTAAAAGACTGCTCAAAGAGCGGTTACAGCCTCAGCCTGGAGCTGAAGCCTCATCAGGCAGCGCTGAAGCTGCTGAATTGGAGGGACCTGATCAGACTGCTCACACCCTGTCTAGAGCGGAAT tgtTTCGTGCTGACAACATGCAAGGTCCACGTTTATGTAATCGAATCATACTCGCGTCCAAGTGTCATGCGATACGAGATGCACAGATTAGTGAGAAGGATCTTATTAAGAAAGAGCTGGAAGGAGAAGAACGAAG atTGGACTCAATAATGGAGGAGAACCGTCAAGCGGCTGTCTCTCGCGCTGAATCTGAAGAGGATAGACGACACCACCTTCGTTTACAGAATCTCGCTGCACTGAAGGAGCAAATCAAAGCTCATGAAACTGCGAAG ATAATGGAGGCAGAACGTATAGAAGAGGAGAGTATCAGAGTCAATCAAGCGAACATAGCGATGCAAATTGAAGAGGCGCAGAAATTGAAGGAAAAACACGGTCGGCAGGCTAAATTGAAAGAGATACTTGACCAAG GCAATGCTGAACTTTTATACTACAAACAAGTCCAAAATGAAGAAGAGAGAATAATGGATCTTCGTATTGCGAATTTCCTCAAACAGAAACAAGAGCGCGAAGCGAAAAACCGAGCTGAACAAGAAGCCATTAAAGCTGCTAAACAGAAAGGAATCGATCATATCGCTAAGGCTCAAAAG GCTGAACAAGAGTTGAAAGAAGAGTTAGAACGCATAAGAAACTTGAAGATTCAAGAGGACGTGGAAAGAGAATGCCGCCGGAAGGAGAGAGAGGCGGCTATTAAGAGAAACCGAGAGATGAGGAGGCTGCATGAGGGACGAATTCAACAG ataACCGACATACATAGACTAATTGCACGTGAGATTGCAAAAGATGAACAAAGTTTCAACAATGCCGCGAGACAGAATGAAGAGTTCATTAGGAAGGAAAAAGAG CTGGAGGATAAACGCAAAGCTCGCATCGAACAGCACAGACAAGAAATAATGAAGCAAATCAATGACAAAGAAAGAGCTAg AGCTGATCTGCGAGAGAAAGTTCACAACGAAGGCGTGGCGCTACGTATGGAACAAGAGCAACAAGATAAATACGAGAGGAAGATCATCAAGCAAAAG GTGGCTGAGATGAGGCTACAGAAAGTTGCTGAGAAATATGTGAAAGAAGTAGAGCAGACACTCGGAAAATATGGATATTAA